One Acutalibacter muris DNA window includes the following coding sequences:
- the terS gene encoding phage terminase small subunit — MATKTTNSGGGEVVPKAKNAKADEALALYRQGLKLVDIAKKLDLPEGTVRRWKCTYKWDGEKSERSGKKKPNARKRGGQPGNKNATGPPGNKHAEKFGFFSRYLPEETLELVGLTADSSPLDLLWAQIQLAFAAIVRAQKIAYVKDQNDKTVEKVEEKDGNVIGERWEVQEAWDKQANFMKAQARAMDSLRGLIKQYDDMLRAAGEAATEEQRLRLELLRAKLGSGSGEVKKVTIINDTKRQPDPDQ; from the coding sequence ATGGCCACCAAAACGACGAATAGCGGAGGTGGTGAGGTCGTGCCCAAGGCGAAGAACGCGAAGGCGGACGAAGCCCTGGCGCTCTACCGGCAGGGCCTCAAACTCGTCGACATCGCGAAAAAGCTGGATCTTCCAGAGGGAACCGTCCGCCGCTGGAAGTGTACCTATAAATGGGACGGAGAAAAAAGCGAGCGTTCGGGAAAGAAAAAACCGAACGCTCGGAAACGCGGCGGCCAGCCCGGGAACAAAAACGCCACCGGGCCCCCTGGGAATAAGCACGCGGAGAAGTTCGGCTTCTTCTCTCGCTATCTGCCGGAGGAGACGCTGGAGCTGGTCGGCCTGACCGCTGACTCCTCTCCCCTGGATCTTCTCTGGGCTCAGATACAGCTGGCCTTTGCGGCCATCGTGAGGGCCCAGAAGATCGCCTATGTCAAAGATCAGAACGACAAGACGGTCGAGAAGGTTGAGGAGAAAGACGGCAACGTCATCGGCGAGCGCTGGGAGGTCCAGGAGGCATGGGATAAGCAGGCCAACTTCATGAAGGCCCAGGCCCGGGCGATGGACTCCCTCCGGGGGCTGATCAAACAATACGACGATATGCTGAGAGCTGCCGGTGAGGCTGCCACGGAGGAGCAACGGCTTCGCCTGGAGCTGCTGCGGGCAAAACTCGGGAGCGGCTCTGGAGAGGTGAAGAAGGTGACGATCATCAATGACACAAAGCGACAGCCAGATCCGGATCAGTGA
- a CDS encoding DNA-methyltransferase: MIQLLHGDCLTLMKEVEPGSVDLVLCDPPYSSGGTHAGDRKANTTAKYTDRDFDGAARLPAFSGDNMDQRSFTAFMRWVCSELRQKTREGGILEIFVDWRNLPAMTDAVQMAGWVWRGVIVWDKGTSRNQPGRFRNDCEYVVWCSNGDLPIDWKAAKGIKAMPGVYHVPMVNPKQRFHQTEKPVELLERLLAICPPGGTVLDAFMGSGSTGVAAVRTGRSFIGMELSDQYFEIASSRIREENERALEDF; this comes from the coding sequence GTGATCCAGCTTTTACATGGGGACTGTCTCACGCTTATGAAGGAGGTGGAGCCTGGCAGCGTCGACCTGGTGCTTTGCGACCCTCCCTACTCCAGCGGCGGTACTCATGCAGGCGACCGAAAAGCCAACACTACCGCCAAGTACACCGACCGGGACTTTGACGGCGCCGCAAGGCTGCCAGCGTTCTCCGGTGACAACATGGACCAGCGGAGCTTCACGGCCTTCATGCGATGGGTGTGCAGCGAGCTGAGGCAGAAAACCCGGGAGGGTGGGATCCTGGAGATCTTCGTGGACTGGAGGAACCTCCCAGCAATGACCGACGCCGTCCAGATGGCGGGCTGGGTATGGCGGGGCGTCATTGTGTGGGACAAAGGCACCAGCAGAAACCAGCCGGGGCGCTTCCGGAACGATTGCGAATATGTGGTCTGGTGCTCCAACGGCGACCTCCCTATCGACTGGAAGGCTGCCAAAGGCATCAAGGCCATGCCGGGCGTCTATCATGTCCCGATGGTGAATCCGAAGCAGCGCTTCCATCAGACGGAGAAGCCGGTCGAGCTCCTGGAGAGGCTTCTGGCCATCTGTCCCCCGGGAGGCACTGTCCTGGACGCCTTCATGGGATCCGGCAGCACCGGCGTCGCGGCTGTCAGGACCGGGAGGTCTTTTATCGGGATGGAGCTGTCTGATCAGTATTTTGAGATCGCCAGCAGCCGGATCCGGGAAGAAAACGAGCGAGCGCTGGAGGACTTTTGA
- a CDS encoding DUF4406 domain-containing protein gives MERSMILYLSGPITGVDNYQEIFRTARGRLAAMGYKVINPAEMIGVLHEGASYEDFLDIDLALLAKADVLVQLPDWEGSRGANRELGFALGTDKIVVSLDSLLGGGDDHGPAGDL, from the coding sequence ATGGAAAGAAGCATGATTTTATATCTAAGCGGCCCGATCACGGGCGTGGACAACTATCAGGAGATCTTCAGAACGGCCAGGGGCAGACTGGCAGCGATGGGCTACAAGGTCATCAATCCCGCTGAGATGATCGGGGTGCTACACGAGGGCGCCAGTTATGAGGACTTCCTGGACATAGATCTGGCGCTGCTGGCCAAGGCTGACGTCCTGGTGCAGCTTCCCGACTGGGAGGGCTCCCGGGGCGCTAACAGAGAGCTGGGCTTCGCCCTGGGGACCGACAAGATCGTCGTCTCCCTGGACAGTCTTCTGGGAGGAGGTGATGACCATGGACCTGCAGGCGACTTATGA
- a CDS encoding PBSX family phage terminase large subunit: MTQSDSQIRISDLIIEKFWDVFNDDEHTHKILTSGRAGTKSSEAAIETVFKIVQDIDGSAVVIRKRHNKLRKTVYKEIKRAIKRLGLDERLFKITVSPMEITFLENGNTIYFTGSDNIDDTKGIIDESKPIKLVLIDEVNEFFEQGEGEDELQNIEATFIRGNDEGFQMLYLYNPPKNPNAPVVVWTRKMEQRPDCVHVHVDYRDVPPEWIGRKLLESAEILRQVDERQWRWLWLGQSIGVDELIYYMFSDRHVGRTKEDAFQIIGVGVDYGQQNATTYQAAGLNVAKHKLEGLAEYYYSGRETGAQKSPSDYAGDFVGFLDDLHERYSCGLFYVYIDPSAGGLMEEIKRAARGTSYTVLIRDAENDVALGISRVQKLLTFDMLSIDPGQKHAREEFGLYEYDKKSIERGLEKPVKLSDHCMDAIRYLVMGLWSKLKHFLPVQDKEDEEPEGVIK, encoded by the coding sequence ATGACACAAAGCGACAGCCAGATCCGGATCAGTGATCTGATTATTGAGAAGTTCTGGGACGTGTTCAACGATGACGAGCACACTCACAAGATCCTGACATCAGGAAGAGCTGGGACCAAGTCCAGCGAGGCGGCCATCGAGACTGTCTTTAAGATTGTGCAGGACATCGACGGCAGCGCCGTCGTCATCCGGAAGCGCCACAACAAGCTCCGGAAGACGGTCTACAAGGAAATAAAGAGGGCCATCAAGCGGCTGGGCCTGGACGAGCGGCTCTTCAAGATCACCGTGAGCCCGATGGAGATCACGTTTCTGGAGAACGGGAACACGATATACTTCACCGGCTCCGACAACATCGACGACACCAAGGGCATCATCGACGAGAGCAAGCCGATCAAGCTGGTGCTGATCGACGAGGTGAACGAGTTCTTTGAGCAGGGCGAAGGCGAGGACGAGCTTCAGAACATTGAGGCGACCTTCATCAGAGGCAACGACGAGGGCTTCCAGATGCTCTACCTTTACAACCCGCCGAAGAACCCCAACGCTCCCGTCGTCGTATGGACCCGCAAGATGGAGCAGCGCCCCGACTGCGTCCACGTTCATGTGGACTACAGAGACGTGCCCCCTGAGTGGATCGGCCGGAAGCTGCTGGAGTCGGCGGAGATCCTCCGCCAGGTGGACGAACGCCAGTGGCGCTGGCTCTGGCTGGGCCAGTCCATCGGCGTCGACGAGCTGATCTATTACATGTTCAGCGACCGGCACGTCGGGCGGACCAAAGAGGACGCTTTTCAGATCATCGGCGTGGGCGTCGACTATGGCCAGCAGAACGCGACCACCTACCAGGCGGCCGGGCTGAACGTGGCCAAGCACAAGCTGGAGGGCCTGGCCGAGTATTACTACAGCGGCCGGGAAACGGGAGCCCAGAAAAGCCCGAGCGACTACGCTGGGGACTTTGTGGGCTTCCTGGATGACCTTCATGAGCGATACAGCTGCGGCCTCTTCTATGTCTACATTGACCCCTCAGCCGGGGGCCTGATGGAGGAGATCAAGAGAGCCGCCAGAGGGACGTCTTACACGGTCCTGATCCGGGACGCTGAGAACGACGTCGCTCTGGGCATCTCCAGGGTGCAGAAGCTCCTCACCTTTGACATGCTCAGCATAGACCCTGGGCAGAAACACGCCCGGGAAGAGTTTGGTCTGTACGAGTACGACAAAAAGAGTATTGAGCGGGGCCTGGAGAAGCCGGTCAAGCTGTCCGATCATTGCATGGACGCCATCCGCTACCTGGTGATGGGCCTCTGGTCAAAGCTGAAGCACTTCCTCCCCGTGCAGGATAAAGAAGACGAGGAGCCGGAAGGAGTCATTAAATGA
- a CDS encoding SNF2-related protein encodes MQYQAHDYQKRATQLVIDIPRIGLFLDMGLGKTVITMTAIQELMFDRFEVSRVLVIAPKRVAEDTWTREHAKWDHLKDLRISKVLGNEQQRVRALKAEADIYVIGRDNVIWLTEYYQGLRKGWPFDMIVIDELSSFKNPQAKRFRALRKVIPLVKRVVGLTGTPSPNGMMDLWAEVYLLDQGERLGKTLGAYREKYFRPGARNGYVVYKWEPYRNAQKEIEAKISDICISMSAADYLKLPERIDNVIPVQLSPAEMQAYKTMESEQLLQIEDEDIAALNAAAVMTKLLQIANGSVYSVDGSIVRIHDAKLEALAEIIDTTDGPVLVFYSYKHDLAAIQGKIKDARVLNTAQDIADWNAGKVQVLLAHPASVGYGLNLQEGGHVIVWYGLTWSLELYQQANARLYRQGQEKPVIIHHLIAEGTVDEEAMQALQHKDTSQAALLAALKERRQR; translated from the coding sequence ATGCAGTATCAAGCACATGATTATCAAAAACGAGCGACCCAGCTGGTGATCGACATCCCGAGGATCGGCCTTTTCCTGGACATGGGTCTGGGCAAGACGGTCATCACGATGACCGCGATCCAGGAACTCATGTTTGACCGCTTCGAGGTCTCCCGCGTCCTGGTCATAGCGCCGAAGCGTGTGGCCGAAGATACCTGGACCAGGGAGCACGCAAAGTGGGACCACCTCAAAGACCTGAGGATCTCGAAGGTTTTGGGAAATGAACAGCAGCGGGTCCGGGCGCTGAAGGCAGAGGCCGACATCTATGTGATCGGCCGTGACAACGTGATCTGGCTGACTGAGTATTATCAAGGACTCCGGAAGGGATGGCCCTTTGATATGATCGTGATCGACGAGCTCTCCAGCTTCAAGAACCCCCAGGCCAAGCGCTTCCGGGCCCTCCGGAAGGTCATCCCGCTGGTGAAGCGGGTCGTCGGGCTGACCGGCACACCAAGCCCCAACGGCATGATGGACCTATGGGCTGAGGTGTATCTTCTGGACCAGGGCGAGCGCCTGGGGAAGACGCTGGGGGCCTATCGGGAAAAGTATTTCCGGCCGGGAGCCCGGAACGGTTACGTCGTTTACAAGTGGGAGCCCTACCGGAACGCACAGAAAGAGATCGAGGCCAAGATCAGCGACATCTGCATCAGCATGAGCGCGGCGGACTACCTGAAACTGCCGGAGCGGATCGACAACGTCATCCCGGTGCAGCTCTCTCCCGCCGAGATGCAGGCCTACAAAACGATGGAGTCCGAGCAGCTCCTCCAGATCGAGGACGAGGACATCGCGGCCCTGAACGCGGCGGCGGTCATGACCAAGCTCCTCCAGATAGCCAACGGCAGCGTCTACTCCGTCGACGGCAGCATCGTCCGGATCCATGACGCAAAGCTGGAGGCCCTGGCCGAGATCATCGACACAACGGATGGGCCGGTCCTGGTCTTCTACAGCTACAAACACGACCTCGCGGCCATCCAGGGCAAGATCAAAGACGCCAGGGTCCTGAATACGGCCCAGGACATAGCGGACTGGAACGCCGGGAAGGTCCAGGTGCTCCTGGCGCATCCGGCCAGCGTCGGCTATGGGCTGAACCTCCAGGAGGGAGGCCATGTGATCGTTTGGTATGGCCTGACCTGGAGCCTGGAGCTCTACCAGCAGGCCAACGCCCGCCTTTACCGGCAGGGCCAGGAGAAGCCGGTCATCATCCACCACCTGATCGCCGAGGGCACGGTCGACGAAGAGGCCATGCAGGCCCTACAGCATAAAGACACGAGCCAGGCCGCACTCCTGGCAGCACTGAAAGAGAGGCGCCAGAGATGA
- a CDS encoding DUF1492 domain-containing protein, whose amino-acid sequence MDLQATYDYLMRIRKTEYAIKRKQLRCEELRSCLLPGAIRYDLDKVQTSPRDKLPEIMAKVDELEHQIEVLMQEKAMLIIEIGEAIEQLPDDNEKTVLTEFYIGRVSMKKVAALINYSPRRAYYFRKQGVIHLGEVLS is encoded by the coding sequence ATGGACCTGCAGGCGACTTATGATTATCTTATGCGGATCCGGAAAACGGAGTACGCCATCAAGCGGAAGCAGCTCCGGTGTGAAGAGCTGAGGAGCTGCCTGCTGCCGGGCGCGATCCGGTACGACCTCGACAAGGTCCAGACCTCACCGAGGGACAAGCTCCCGGAGATCATGGCCAAAGTAGACGAGCTGGAGCACCAGATCGAGGTGCTGATGCAGGAGAAGGCCATGCTGATCATCGAGATCGGCGAGGCGATCGAGCAGCTTCCTGACGATAATGAGAAGACCGTCCTCACGGAGTTCTACATAGGCCGAGTGTCTATGAAGAAGGTGGCGGCGCTGATCAATTACAGCCCACGGAGGGCTTACTATTTCAGGAAGCAGGGCGTCATCCATCTGGGGGAGGTGTTATCGTGA